The Kitasatospora albolonga nucleotide sequence GCGCGCCCAGTCCGTCCGCTTCACCCTCGTCCATCCCGGCGACGACACGTCGGGGGCGTACGCGACGGGCGCGGACACCCTTGTCGTCCTCGCCGGGGAAATCTACAACCGCGCCGAGATCGACACGGTCCTCGACCGTGCGGCGGCCTCGGACGCCGAGCGGGTCCTCGGCCTGGTCGAGCGGTACGGACTGCACGCCTTCCGCCTCGTCAACGGCCGCTTCGCCGCGTTTGTCGCCGAGGGCGAGCGCGTCCTGCTCGCCACCGACCACTCCGGGTCCGTCCCCCTCTACACCCGCAGGACCGCCGGGCAGGTCCTCGCCGCCACCGAGGCGAAGACCCTGGCGGCACCGCACCAGGGCGACCTGGGCTTCCCCGCGGGCGGCGCGCGGCGCGTCCGCAGGCTGCCCGGGCTCCACCAGGTGCCCGCCGGATCGGTCCTGGAGATCGACACCGGGCGCGGCACGGCCGAGACCCACCGCACCTGGGTGCCGCCGGTCTCCCGGCGGATCATGAGCGAGGAGGCGGCGGTCGACGCCGTCCGGCACGCGCTGGAGAAGGCGGTCGCCCGCAGGCTGGCTCCGGCGGCGCCCCCGCTGGTGGTCCTCTCCGGCGGCATCGACTCCTCCGGTGTCGCGGCGCTCGCCGACGCGGCCGTGCTCGGCCCGATCGACACCCTGTCCATGGGGACGGACCGTTCGGACGAGTTCCCGCAGGCCCGGGTCGTCGCCGACCACCTGGGCTCCCGGCACCGCGAGATCACCATCCCCACCTCGGAGCTGCTCGCCCAGCTGCCGCACACTCTTCACGCGGCGGAGTCCCTGGACGCCGAGGTCATCGAGT carries:
- a CDS encoding asparagine synthase, translated to MSEQPFPAAYGFLASARTGGGQDPEAPRFATRGRYSELSERLRAQSVRFTLVHPGDDTSGAYATGADTLVVLAGEIYNRAEIDTVLDRAAASDAERVLGLVERYGLHAFRLVNGRFAAFVAEGERVLLATDHSGSVPLYTRRTAGQVLAATEAKTLAAPHQGDLGFPAGGARRVRRLPGLHQVPAGSVLEIDTGRGTAETHRTWVPPVSRRIMSEEAAVDAVRHALEKAVARRLAPAAPPLVVLSGGIDSSGVAALADAAVLGPIDTLSMGTDRSDEFPQARVVADHLGSRHREITIPTSELLAQLPHTLHAAESLDAEVIEYLLPLTALYRRLEGPARRVLTGYGADIPLGGMHREDRLPQLDTAVAFDMDTFDGLNEMSPVLSTASGHWSTHPYWDREVLELLTVLEAGLKRRYGRDKWVLRAAMGDVLPQETVVRPKLGVHEGSGTTSGFTLLVREAGVPEAGVAAAKTAVVEELFDRIVVGGEEPDRVDLPEVVEKVAKAVKG